AGAAGAATCATTCAGGACATATGCGACGACCATGTCGCCGCGGCGGAGACTTTCATCAGAGAtgcgagccggtgcgcaatGCTGATCAAGGAGATACAAGACGAGTGCTTAGAGCTGTGCGAATATATCGTGGCAGCGAAGCGCTTCCACCTCGAGGTCAATGCGAGGTCGAAAGACCGTGTTGCTAGTTTTGGCGAAAAGTTAAGCTGCAGGTTCATGGCCTGCTTGCTGCAAGACAGGGTGCGTCATTTATAAGCCTCATGGcaactttcttttcttgtggCGTCTTTTCACCGACAACCGCTGCCGATGGTTGCTTCTTGTATTAATTCTCTGTTTCTCGATGATTTCAGAACGTCGAAGCACAATATGTGGATCTATCCGATGTCCTCAGCTACGAAGGAGCAAGGCGGCTCGACCATACATTTTACAGTGACGCCGCGGCCGTCATTCGAAAAAAAATTCTGGCCTGCGGGGACAAGGTTCCCATAGTGACAGGCTTCTTCGGGAACGTTCCGGGCAGTCTACTAGATGGTGATATTGGGCGCGGCTACACAGATTTATGCGCGGCGCTCATCGCAGTGGGACTGAAGGCAGGGGAGTTGCAAGTGTGGAAGGAGGTCGATGGCATCTTTACTGCAGATCCGACCAAGGTGCCCACGGCACGGTTGATCGGGGCCATCACGCCGTCTGAGGCTGCAGAGCTGACCTTTTACGGCTCCGAAGTTATTCACCACCTGACAATGGACCAGGTCATCAAGGCCGACCCGCCAATCCCGATTCGTATCAAGAACGTGAAGAATCCCCGGGGAGAAGGCACAATCGTGGTTCCGGACGCGGTGTTTGCGCCAGGCAAGGAGCTGCGGAGGTCGCGGCCGTCAGAACTGGATTCTGTTGGGCGCAAGACACCCAAGCGGCCTACAGCGGTAACCATCAAGGACGGGATATCGGTCATCAATGTTCACTCAAACAAGCGGTCTATCGCGCACGGCTTCTTTGCGCGCGTCTTCTCCATCCTCGACCAGAACCAGGTCTCAGTCGACCTGATTTCGACATCAGAAGTGCACGTCTCGATGGCGATCCATGCTGCGAGCGACAACGGCGGCAACTTTGACAGGGCGCGCGCCGAACTCGGAGACTGCGGCGAGGTCAGTGTCCTGCACGACATGGCTATTCTGAGTCTTGTTGGTGCGGACATGAAGAACATGGTTGGTGTGGCAGGCAAGATGTTCTCGACGCTGGGAGAGCATAACGTAAATATCGAGATGATCTCACAAGGTAAGTGTTGTGTAGACGCTTTCGACATTTGCAACTTTTGGGTCGCGAGCATTGCTAATTAGTACGCTCATCTGTTTAGGCGCGAGCGAGATCAATATTTCGTGTGTAATCGACGCCCAAGAGGCCACACGTGCGATGAACATCTTGCATACAAACCTATTTACCTTTTTAGAATAATGACGAAATAGAGTGTTTGATTTTGTTCGAGGACCTGCTCGCCGACTACGCTCTACGCTGTTGTGCAGGGAATCAACTCGTTGCCAAGTATTGTCTCGGAGTCGCGCAGGAGTTTTCATAAATAATGAAGACCTACCTAGCAATGGCAAATCATCTAGCAGCACAACCGGAATATTGATCATCCATTTTTTTGTGTCGTTTCCATGATAACAAGCCGGGGAgttctacctacctacctaggtaggacctacctaggtaccaggTAGATAAGGCTGGAATGACTGTTGGGACTCTTGCCTACCCTGTATCCAGGAAGCCAGGCAGGCTTGCAATCGGCAAGTTGCCAATACTGAACC
The Pyricularia oryzae 70-15 chromosome 1, whole genome shotgun sequence DNA segment above includes these coding regions:
- a CDS encoding lysine-sensitive aspartokinase 3, coding for MARSTMKNNSENGWVVQKFGGTSVGKFPDKIAEDIVQPYLRNNKIVVVCSARSSGKKVTGTTSRLLEVFRRLKSLEISIEPTQTELIDEARRIIQDICDDHVAAAETFIRDASRCAMLIKEIQDECLELCEYIVAAKRFHLEVNARSKDRVASFGEKLSCRFMACLLQDRNVEAQYVDLSDVLSYEGARRLDHTFYSDAAAVIRKKILACGDKVPIVTGFFGNVPGSLLDGDIGRGYTDLCAALIAVGLKAGELQVWKEVDGIFTADPTKVPTARLIGAITPSEAAELTFYGSEVIHHLTMDQVIKADPPIPIRIKNVKNPRGEGTIVVPDAVFAPGKELRRSRPSELDSVGRKTPKRPTAVTIKDGISVINVHSNKRSIAHGFFARVFSILDQNQVSVDLISTSEVHVSMAIHAASDNGGNFDRARAELGDCGEVSVLHDMAILSLVGADMKNMVGVAGKMFSTLGEHNVNIEMISQGASEINISCVIDAQEATRAMNILHTNLFTFLE